The following are from one region of the Gryllotalpicola protaetiae genome:
- a CDS encoding carbohydrate ABC transporter permease gives MTTAQAPAAALIKPRASRSASAPRTVSPLRRGDGRSGWLFMAPFGLFYLVFLIGPTIYMIVASFFNTSMVHTDLGSFAGFANYAEMLTRPDFWSAMWHTLQFTIYTTPPLVILAFIFAVLTNRIRRGQWFFRLAFFLPFILPSATISLIWVFVFTPATGLWAYLQHLLGMTPGNGILANPNTAMIGIAIATVWWTLGFNFVLYLAGLQDIPRELYEAAAVDGASNWSQIRYITIPLLSRTTTLVILLQIIASLKIFDQVYLMTSGGPGISTQVALGLITGTAFTDNRVGAASAASVLLFILIVAVAVIRQLFDRAAARREA, from the coding sequence GTGACCACCGCCCAAGCTCCAGCGGCCGCGCTCATCAAACCGCGCGCGTCCCGCTCGGCATCCGCCCCTCGAACCGTGTCGCCGCTGCGCCGCGGCGACGGCCGCAGCGGATGGCTCTTCATGGCGCCGTTCGGCCTGTTCTATCTGGTGTTCCTGATCGGCCCGACGATCTACATGATCGTCGCGAGCTTCTTCAACACCTCGATGGTGCACACCGACCTCGGCTCGTTCGCCGGCTTCGCCAACTACGCGGAGATGCTGACCAGGCCTGACTTCTGGAGCGCCATGTGGCACACGCTCCAGTTCACCATCTACACGACCCCGCCGCTCGTCATCCTCGCGTTCATCTTCGCGGTGCTGACGAACCGCATCCGTCGCGGTCAGTGGTTCTTCCGGCTGGCGTTCTTCCTGCCGTTCATCCTGCCGAGCGCGACCATCTCGCTCATCTGGGTGTTCGTGTTCACCCCGGCCACCGGCCTGTGGGCGTACCTGCAGCACCTGCTCGGCATGACGCCGGGCAACGGCATCCTCGCGAACCCGAACACCGCCATGATCGGCATCGCGATCGCGACCGTGTGGTGGACGCTCGGCTTCAACTTCGTGCTCTACCTCGCCGGGCTGCAGGACATCCCGCGCGAGCTGTACGAGGCGGCGGCCGTCGACGGCGCGTCGAACTGGTCGCAGATCCGCTACATCACCATTCCGCTGCTCAGCCGCACGACGACGCTCGTGATCCTGCTGCAGATCATCGCGAGCCTGAAGATCTTCGACCAGGTGTACCTCATGACGAGCGGCGGGCCGGGCATCTCGACGCAGGTCGCGCTGGGGCTCATCACGGGGACGGCCTTCACCGACAACCGGGTGGGCGCGGCATCCGCAGCCTCTGTCCTGCTCTTCATCCTCATCGTGGCTGTCGCCGTCATCCGGCAGCTGTTCGACCGGGCTGCAGCCAGAAGGGAGGCGTGA
- a CDS encoding extracellular solute-binding protein has protein sequence MAKASGLTRRGFLAAGLAGLAVPALAGCAGPVTAGLAGSQLNPKTLIYWNLFGGGDGSRMQTMEAGYQKTHGGASSLQSTTFAWGNPYYSKVTLSTVGHKPPDVAISHLTRAKPLWEGGILDPITEDDLALVGLSPSDFSQAPWKAQITDGHNIAIPLDTHPLVMFYNVDVISKAGLLGSNGQIVKLDSMDTFEAALAAISKVTKGPAITSANVAGETATPWRVFTTLYNQHTGATPFLSDNGAKLTVDWDIFEDVTSRIQSWVKKGWLNSGLDYGTAQSYMFTGKAGLYLEGEWELTTAQLVKGLKFDMAPVPTLYDKPAAQADSHTFILPKKDRTPEQKKQAMGFIKSMLDQSMTWAQGGHVPAYLPVQTSGAYKKLVPQAHYASAADHAVYDDPAWYGGSGSTFEGIVGAELGLVQQGVATPAAARESITSQLKIYLNTPSPL, from the coding sequence ATGGCGAAAGCATCGGGACTCACCAGGCGGGGATTCCTCGCTGCGGGTCTCGCGGGCCTTGCGGTTCCGGCACTGGCCGGCTGCGCAGGGCCTGTCACCGCGGGGCTCGCGGGTTCGCAGCTGAACCCGAAGACCCTGATCTATTGGAATCTGTTCGGCGGCGGCGACGGCAGCCGCATGCAGACGATGGAGGCCGGCTACCAGAAGACGCACGGCGGTGCGAGCTCGCTGCAGTCGACGACGTTCGCCTGGGGGAATCCGTACTACTCGAAGGTCACGCTGTCGACCGTCGGCCACAAGCCGCCCGACGTCGCGATCTCGCACCTGACCAGGGCGAAGCCGCTGTGGGAGGGCGGCATCCTCGATCCGATCACCGAGGACGACCTGGCGCTCGTAGGCCTCAGCCCCTCCGACTTCAGCCAGGCGCCGTGGAAGGCGCAGATCACCGACGGCCACAACATCGCGATCCCGCTCGACACGCATCCGCTCGTGATGTTCTACAACGTCGACGTGATCTCGAAGGCGGGGCTGCTCGGCAGCAATGGCCAGATCGTCAAGCTCGACTCGATGGACACCTTCGAGGCGGCGCTCGCCGCGATCAGCAAGGTCACGAAGGGTCCTGCGATCACCTCGGCGAACGTCGCGGGTGAGACCGCGACCCCGTGGCGCGTCTTCACGACCCTGTACAACCAGCACACGGGCGCGACGCCGTTCCTGTCCGACAACGGGGCGAAGCTCACCGTCGACTGGGACATCTTCGAAGACGTCACCTCGCGCATCCAGAGCTGGGTGAAGAAGGGATGGCTCAACAGCGGCCTCGACTACGGCACCGCCCAGTCGTACATGTTCACCGGCAAGGCGGGCCTCTACCTCGAGGGCGAGTGGGAGCTCACGACCGCGCAGCTCGTGAAGGGCCTCAAGTTCGACATGGCGCCGGTGCCCACCCTCTACGACAAGCCCGCTGCGCAGGCGGACTCCCACACCTTCATCCTTCCGAAGAAGGATCGCACGCCTGAGCAGAAGAAGCAGGCCATGGGATTCATCAAGTCGATGCTCGACCAGAGCATGACCTGGGCCCAGGGCGGCCACGTTCCCGCCTACCTGCCTGTGCAGACCAGCGGCGCCTACAAGAAGCTCGTGCCGCAGGCGCACTACGCGTCCGCAGCCGACCACGCCGTCTATGACGACCCCGCGTGGTACGGCGGCTCCGGCTCCACCTTCGAGGGCATCGTCGGCGCCGAGCTCGGCCTCGTGCAGCAGGGCGTGGCCACGCCCGCGGCCGCGCGGGAGTCGATCACGAGCCAGCTGAAGATCTACCTCAACACCCCGAGCCCCCTCTGA
- a CDS encoding LacI family DNA-binding transcriptional regulator, whose protein sequence is MRATVRDVARLAGVSPKTVSNVINGVIPVRAETRERVESALAELDYVPNMSARGLRNGRSGNIALALPDLSTAYSAELSRGFVELAHERGWAIQLEQSGNDPHREVELVSRARTHLVDGLILNPTLLSMSVVAGKTELPPTVVIGEVEPYGIDQVHVDSQGAAREMTQHLIDTGHRRIAVVGGSDEGWRSATSLLRMQGYRDALQSAGIADDPALNLVPVEWTPAAAASVFTAFLDRLAAEGGALPDAVFCFTDSMALGVLHVLAKRGISVPGAVSVVGFDDVDESRFAIPALTTVGFDKRQIADAALTALARRIAEPHAPASDIVIPHRLVLRDSVADRT, encoded by the coding sequence ATGCGCGCAACCGTACGAGACGTCGCCCGGCTGGCCGGGGTGTCGCCGAAGACCGTCTCGAACGTGATCAACGGCGTCATTCCGGTGCGTGCAGAGACGCGTGAGCGCGTGGAATCCGCCCTCGCCGAGCTCGACTACGTGCCGAACATGTCGGCCCGCGGCCTGCGCAACGGGCGCTCAGGGAACATCGCGCTCGCACTCCCCGACCTCAGCACCGCGTACTCGGCCGAGCTGTCGCGCGGCTTCGTCGAGCTCGCTCACGAGCGCGGCTGGGCGATCCAGCTCGAGCAGAGCGGCAACGACCCGCACCGCGAGGTCGAACTCGTGTCGCGCGCACGCACGCACCTCGTCGACGGGCTGATCCTCAACCCGACACTGCTGTCGATGAGCGTCGTCGCCGGCAAGACCGAGCTGCCGCCGACCGTCGTCATCGGCGAGGTCGAGCCGTACGGCATCGACCAGGTGCACGTCGACAGCCAGGGTGCCGCGCGCGAGATGACGCAGCACCTGATCGACACAGGCCACCGGCGCATCGCGGTCGTCGGGGGGTCGGACGAGGGGTGGCGCTCTGCCACGAGCCTGCTGCGCATGCAGGGCTACCGCGACGCGCTGCAGTCTGCAGGCATCGCCGACGACCCGGCGCTCAACCTCGTGCCTGTCGAGTGGACGCCCGCGGCAGCGGCATCCGTCTTCACCGCCTTTCTCGACCGCCTGGCGGCCGAGGGCGGCGCGCTGCCCGACGCCGTGTTCTGCTTCACGGACTCGATGGCGCTCGGGGTGCTGCATGTGCTCGCGAAGCGGGGCATCAGTGTGCCGGGCGCGGTCTCGGTCGTCGGATTCGACGACGTCGACGAGTCACGGTTCGCGATTCCGGCGCTCACGACCGTCGGCTTCGACAAGCGCCAGATCGCGGATGCCGCGCTGACCGCCCTCGCGCGGCGCATCGCCGAGCCCCATGCACCCGCATCGGACATCGTGATCCCGCACCGGCTGGTGCTGCGCGACAGCGTCGCGGACAGGACGTGA
- a CDS encoding alpha-N-arabinofuranosidase, protein MTSARIILDRDFTVGPVPRRLFGSFVEHMGRCVYTGIFEPEHPTADENGYRQDVLELTRELGVSIVRYPGGNFVSGYRWEDGVGPVETRPRRLDGAWHTVETNAFGLHEFAGWAKKAGVEVMEAINLGTRGVEEARALVEYANHPGGTYWSDLRARNGAKDPFGITVWNLGNELDGPWQIGHKTADEYGRLAQEAGKAMKLVDPSIELVAVGSSGRGMPTFGQWEYTVLSHAYDEVDYVSMHAYYQEHDGDALSFLASSNDMDGFIDEVVATVDAVKAKRHSKKQVNLSFDEWNVWYQRGLESEDQPHVVEKRGIWREHPRLIEDTYNVTDAVVVGSFLNSLLRHGDRVTIANQAQLVNVIAPIRSEEGGPAWRQTIYWPFARMAELATGQILRTAASGDRFDSAQYGDAPVVDASSTYDEETGRVAVFLANRGLDEASDVTVSLRGLDAQQVTRAEVLTIPEGGDRFTANTELLQDAVGLTRLDAVTIDEGGEVRVTLPALSWAVVELAVRSA, encoded by the coding sequence ATGACTTCAGCGCGGATCATCCTGGACCGAGATTTCACCGTCGGGCCCGTGCCGCGGCGCCTGTTCGGCTCGTTCGTCGAGCACATGGGCCGCTGCGTGTACACGGGCATCTTCGAGCCAGAGCATCCGACTGCCGACGAGAACGGCTACCGCCAGGACGTGCTCGAGCTCACCCGCGAGCTGGGCGTCTCGATCGTGCGCTACCCGGGCGGAAACTTCGTCTCCGGCTACCGATGGGAGGACGGCGTCGGCCCGGTCGAGACGCGCCCGCGCCGCCTCGACGGCGCCTGGCACACCGTCGAGACCAACGCCTTCGGCCTGCACGAGTTCGCCGGCTGGGCGAAGAAGGCCGGCGTCGAGGTGATGGAGGCGATCAACCTCGGCACCCGCGGCGTCGAAGAGGCGCGCGCTCTCGTCGAGTACGCGAACCACCCCGGCGGCACGTACTGGTCCGACCTGCGCGCGAGGAACGGCGCGAAGGACCCGTTCGGCATCACGGTGTGGAACCTCGGCAACGAGCTCGACGGCCCGTGGCAGATCGGCCACAAGACAGCCGACGAGTACGGCCGCCTCGCGCAGGAGGCCGGCAAGGCGATGAAGCTCGTCGACCCGTCGATCGAGCTCGTCGCGGTGGGCTCGTCGGGGCGCGGCATGCCGACCTTCGGCCAGTGGGAGTACACGGTGCTCTCGCACGCCTACGACGAGGTCGACTACGTGTCGATGCACGCGTACTACCAGGAGCACGACGGCGACGCGCTGTCCTTCCTCGCCAGCTCGAACGACATGGACGGCTTCATCGACGAGGTCGTCGCCACCGTCGACGCGGTGAAGGCCAAGCGGCACTCGAAAAAGCAGGTCAACCTCTCGTTCGACGAGTGGAACGTCTGGTATCAGCGCGGCCTCGAGTCCGAGGACCAGCCGCACGTCGTCGAGAAGCGCGGAATCTGGCGCGAGCACCCCCGCCTCATCGAGGACACCTACAACGTGACGGACGCCGTCGTCGTCGGCAGCTTCCTCAACTCGCTGCTGCGGCACGGCGACCGCGTCACCATCGCCAACCAGGCCCAGCTGGTGAACGTCATCGCCCCGATCCGCAGCGAGGAGGGCGGGCCGGCGTGGCGGCAGACGATCTACTGGCCGTTCGCCCGCATGGCAGAGCTCGCGACCGGTCAGATCCTGCGCACCGCTGCGAGCGGCGACCGTTTCGACTCGGCGCAGTACGGCGATGCGCCCGTCGTCGACGCGAGCTCGACCTATGACGAGGAGACCGGCCGGGTGGCCGTGTTCCTCGCGAACCGGGGGCTCGACGAGGCATCCGACGTCACCGTGTCACTGCGCGGCCTCGACGCGCAGCAGGTCACGCGCGCGGAGGTGCTCACGATCCCCGAAGGCGGCGACCGCTTCACCGCCAACACCGAGCTGCTGCAGGATGCCGTGGGCCTCACCCGCCTCGACGCGGTG